The following proteins come from a genomic window of Sardina pilchardus chromosome 13, fSarPil1.1, whole genome shotgun sequence:
- the LOC134100009 gene encoding olfactory receptor 6N2-like, which produces MMENASRVSVFKLSGLNFTSQYRYILFSLTLLCYPLILIINITVIYVIVMNKHLHKPMYIFLSNVCINALYGTLGFYPKFLSDLLSEDHVISYLGCLVQVFVIYSSALCEFSTLTVMAVDRYLAICRPLEYHSIMTNNTVFKCIVFSWFSPFLCMLVLVILSSTLTLCGSKIEKLYCENWSVVKLSCYPTTVNNVFGYIVIIVYFIHSLFIMCSYIKLVGASIKSKEERNRFMQTCMPHLLSLLNVTVALLFDVMFTRYGTRNFSQDLQNFLAMEFLIIPPILNPLIYGLKLTKIRNQLLQFYHKNAIRAVSEFHRQI; this is translated from the coding sequence ATGATGGAGAATGCGTCCAGAGTGTCAGTTTTCAAATTGTCTGGATTGAACTTTACATCTCAGTACAGATACATTCTGTTTTCTCTGACTTTATTGTGTTACCCTCTGATTTTAATAATTaacattacagtaatatatGTTATTGTGATgaacaaacacttacacaagcCGATGTACATATTTCTTAGTAATGTGTGTATCAATGCTTTGTACGGAACACTTGGGTTCTATCCCAAATTTTTATCTGATTTGTTGTCCGAGGaccatgtcatttcatatttaggATGCCTGGTTCAAGTATTTGTAATTTATTCATCAGCTCTTTGTGAATTCTCTACTTTAACTGTGATGGCTGTTGACAGATATTTGGCAATATGTAGACCATTAGAGTATCATAGTATTATGACAAATAACACGGTTTTCAAATGCATAGTGTTCTCATGGTTTTCCCCATTTTTATGTATGCTAGTTCTTGTTATATTAAGTTCAACGTTAACTTTATGTGGCTCAAAAATAGAGAAACTATATTGTGAGAACTGGTCTGTAGTGAAACTTTCATGTTATCCAACAACAGTTAATAATGTGTTTGGCTACATTGtaattattgtttatttcattcattcacttttCATAATGTGCTCTTACATAAAACTAGTTGGAGCAAGCATCAAatcaaaagaagaaagaaacaggTTCATGCAAACATGTATGCCACACCTGCTTTCATTGCTTAATGTGACCGTTGCtttactttttgatgttatgttTACAAGGTATGGCACCAGGAACTTTTCTCAAGATCTTCAGAATTTCTTAGCCATGGAATTTCTTATCATACCACCAATTCTAAATCCACTCATTTATGGATTGAAACTAACAAAAATTCGAAATCAGCTCCTGCAATTTTACCACAAAAATGCCATCAGGGCCGTAAGTGAATTTCACAGACAAATCTAA